One genomic segment of Hordeum vulgare subsp. vulgare chromosome 2H, MorexV3_pseudomolecules_assembly, whole genome shotgun sequence includes these proteins:
- the LOC123427145 gene encoding ribosomal L1 domain-containing protein 1-like — protein MMASAPAPNPRLGREAVVRAVGALLRWLKHHPSPAPEPIYLLVTLKSAPVRRFEHHLRLPLSPFPSILLVADRLPDDLPDDIETLPSSALRSLPAVARRGLVLVDSRLKIPSSGKGAKGRGRVVPVDLADPAWAEFAREAARRVELRVEAGTCRAVRVGHAAMAPAEAVKNVVAAVEAAAACVPRKWRNVRALHLKAPESIALPLYPAPGTGGNDDSKDAKLEGAIAVQQGRVKRRRKE, from the coding sequence ATGATGGCTTCCGCCCCCGCGCCCAACCCCCGCCTCGGCCGCGAGGCCGTGGTCCGCGCGGTGGGCGCGCTCCTCCGGTGGCTCAAGCACCACCCCTCCCCGGCGCCGGAGCCCATCTACCTCCTCGTCACCTTGAAGAGCGCCCCCGTCCGCCGGTTCGAGCACCATCTCCGCCTCCCGCTCTCCCCGTTCCCCTCCATCTTACTCGTCGCCGACCGCCTCCCGGACGACCTCCCGGACGACATCGAGACGCTCCCCTCCTCTGCGCTCCGCTCCCTCCCCGCCGTCGCGCGCCGCGGTCTGGTCCTCGTTGACAGCCGGCTCAAGATCCCGAGCAGCGGCAAGGGCGCCAAGGGCCGCGGGAGGGTCGTCCCCGTCGACCTCGCCGACCCGGCGTGGGCCGAGTTCGCGAGGGAGGCGGCGCGCCGCGTCGAGCTGCGGGTGGAGGCCGGCACGTGCCGCGCCGTGCGGGTGGGGCACGCGGCGATGGCGCCGGCCGAGGCGGTGAAGAACGTGGTGGCCGCGGTGGAGGCGGCTGCCGCCTGCGTGCCCAGGAAGTGGAGGAACGTGCGGGCTCTGCACCTGAAGGCACCCGAGTCGATCGCGCTGCCTCTCTACCCGGCGCCAGGCACCGGCGGCAATGACGATTCGAAGGATGCGAAGCTTGAGGGCGCTATTGCGGTGCAGCAGGGGAGGgtaaagaggagaaggaaagagtAG